The proteins below are encoded in one region of Rhizobacter sp.:
- a CDS encoding type II toxin-antitoxin system RatA family toxin, translating to MKQVRKSVLLTYSAPEMYTLVVDIPSYPQFLPWCEKAEVLTRDETGMTAKLHLAYGGLRHAFTTRNEHEAERSVTVSLVDGPFSVLDGSWRFVPLALPGASPVPACKIEFDLRYAFSNRPLELVVSPVFDKVANTFVDAFVKRAAQVYGER from the coding sequence ATGAAGCAGGTTCGGAAGTCAGTCCTCCTCACGTATTCGGCCCCTGAGATGTACACGCTGGTCGTGGACATTCCGTCGTACCCGCAGTTCCTGCCGTGGTGTGAAAAGGCCGAAGTCCTGACGCGCGACGAGACCGGCATGACGGCCAAGCTTCACCTCGCCTATGGCGGTTTGCGCCACGCCTTCACCACCCGCAACGAGCACGAGGCCGAGCGCAGCGTGACCGTGTCCCTGGTCGATGGGCCGTTCTCGGTGCTCGACGGCTCCTGGCGTTTCGTCCCGCTCGCCTTGCCCGGCGCGAGCCCGGTGCCGGCGTGCAAGATCGAGTTCGACCTGCGCTACGCGTTTTCGAACCGGCCGCTGGAGCTGGTGGTGAGCCCGGTGTTCGACAAGGTGGCCAACACTTTCGTCGATGCCTTCGTGAAGCGGGCCGCCCAGGTGTATGGCGAGCGCTGA
- a CDS encoding RnfH family protein, whose amino-acid sequence MASAEPLEIEVAYSPEPGRVERWALRLPSGSCVGDAITQSGVLAAHPELTPGALSVGVWGATRGLEHPLRDRDRVELYRPLKVDPKEARRLRHRSHRAKKAG is encoded by the coding sequence ATGGCGAGCGCTGAGCCGCTGGAGATCGAGGTGGCTTACAGCCCGGAGCCGGGGCGCGTGGAGCGCTGGGCACTTCGACTTCCGTCGGGCAGCTGTGTCGGCGATGCCATCACTCAGAGCGGCGTGCTCGCTGCCCACCCCGAACTCACGCCAGGGGCGTTGTCAGTCGGGGTGTGGGGGGCAACGCGTGGGCTGGAGCATCCGCTGCGGGACCGAGATCGCGTCGAGCTCTACCGCCCGCTCAAGGTGGACCCGAAAGAAGCGCGGCGCCTGCGCCATCGCAGCCACCGCGCCAAGAAGGCAGGCTGA
- a CDS encoding DUF4124 domain-containing protein — MKFARSPRIVRLAAVTAAALFAFGLSQPAAAQWKWKDKTGRVQYSDLPPPPNVSESEILQRPSGASARKPPPFAANSAQAAAAAMAASAAASGADGTAKGVDPELEAKRKKAAEEEGAKRRAEEEKQKAAKAENCQRAKGQLRALEDGMRMARVNEKGEREILDDKGRAEEAKRARDVVASDCAR, encoded by the coding sequence ATGAAATTCGCTCGTTCGCCTCGCATTGTTCGGCTCGCGGCCGTGACCGCCGCAGCCCTGTTTGCCTTTGGCCTGAGCCAGCCGGCCGCGGCCCAGTGGAAATGGAAAGACAAGACCGGCCGCGTGCAGTACAGCGACCTGCCGCCGCCGCCGAACGTGAGTGAATCGGAGATCCTGCAACGCCCGAGCGGTGCCTCGGCGCGCAAGCCGCCGCCGTTCGCAGCCAACAGCGCCCAGGCCGCTGCAGCGGCGATGGCGGCTTCGGCCGCTGCCTCCGGCGCCGACGGTACCGCCAAGGGTGTCGACCCTGAACTCGAGGCCAAGCGCAAGAAGGCCGCCGAGGAAGAAGGTGCGAAGCGCCGGGCCGAGGAAGAAAAGCAGAAAGCCGCCAAGGCCGAGAACTGCCAACGGGCCAAAGGCCAACTGCGAGCGCTGGAAGACGGCATGCGCATGGCGCGCGTCAATGAAAAGGGTGAGCGCGAGATCCTTGACGACAAAGGCCGCGCCGAAGAAGCCAAGCGCGCCCGCGACGTGGTCGCCAGCGACTGCGCCCGCTGA
- the guaB gene encoding IMP dehydrogenase → MRLLGKALTFDDVLLVPAFSQVLPRDTSLSTHLSRNIRLNLPLVSAAMDTVTEARLAIAIAQEGGIGIVHKNLSPKQQASEVARVKRYESGVLRDPITIAPRVPVRDVINLSRQHGISGFPVVDEGKVIGIVTGRDLRFETRMDIPVSEIMTPRERLITVGEHATLDEAKALMHKHKLERVLVVNDAFELRGLYTVKDITKQTNFPNAARDAQGKLRVGAAVGVGEGTEERVELLVKAGVDALVVDTAHGHSAGVIERVRWVKQNFPQVDVIGGNIATGAAALALVEAGADGVKVGIGPGSICTTRIVAGVGVPQITAIDNVAKALAGTGVPLIADGGIRYSGDIAKAIAAGAHTVMMGGMFAGTEEAPGEIVLFQGRSYKSYRGMGSIGAMQQGSADRYFQDNTGANPNADKLVPEGIEGRVPYKGSMVSIVFQMAGGLRASMGYCGCATIDDMRNKAEFVEITSAGIRESHVHDVQITKEAPNYRME, encoded by the coding sequence ATGCGCCTTCTCGGCAAAGCGCTCACCTTCGACGATGTGTTGTTGGTGCCGGCGTTCTCCCAGGTGTTGCCGCGCGACACCTCGCTCTCCACCCACCTCTCCCGCAACATCCGTCTCAACCTGCCCCTGGTGTCCGCCGCCATGGACACGGTGACGGAGGCGCGGCTCGCCATTGCCATCGCCCAGGAGGGCGGCATCGGCATCGTGCACAAGAACCTGTCGCCCAAGCAGCAGGCGTCCGAGGTGGCGCGGGTCAAGCGCTACGAGTCGGGTGTGCTGCGCGACCCGATCACCATCGCGCCCCGCGTGCCGGTGCGTGACGTGATCAACCTGTCGCGCCAGCACGGCATCTCCGGCTTCCCGGTGGTCGACGAAGGCAAGGTGATTGGCATCGTGACCGGCCGCGACCTGCGCTTCGAGACGCGCATGGACATCCCGGTCAGCGAGATCATGACCCCGCGCGAGCGCCTCATCACCGTGGGCGAGCACGCCACGCTCGACGAGGCCAAGGCGCTGATGCACAAGCACAAGCTCGAGCGTGTGCTGGTCGTCAACGACGCCTTCGAGCTGCGCGGCCTGTACACGGTGAAAGACATCACCAAGCAGACCAACTTCCCCAATGCCGCGCGCGATGCGCAAGGCAAGCTGCGCGTGGGCGCCGCGGTCGGCGTGGGCGAGGGCACCGAAGAGCGTGTCGAGCTGCTGGTGAAGGCCGGCGTCGATGCGCTGGTGGTCGACACCGCCCATGGCCACAGCGCCGGCGTGATCGAGCGTGTGCGCTGGGTCAAGCAGAACTTCCCGCAGGTCGACGTGATCGGCGGCAACATCGCCACCGGCGCGGCGGCGCTGGCACTCGTCGAAGCCGGCGCTGATGGGGTGAAGGTCGGCATCGGCCCCGGCTCCATCTGCACCACCCGCATCGTGGCCGGTGTGGGCGTGCCGCAGATCACCGCCATCGACAACGTGGCGAAGGCGCTCGCCGGCACCGGCGTGCCGCTGATTGCCGACGGCGGCATCCGCTACTCGGGCGACATCGCCAAGGCCATCGCGGCCGGCGCGCACACCGTGATGATGGGCGGCATGTTCGCCGGCACCGAAGAGGCGCCGGGCGAGATCGTGCTGTTCCAGGGTCGCAGCTACAAGAGCTACCGCGGCATGGGCTCCATCGGTGCCATGCAGCAAGGCTCGGCCGACCGCTACTTCCAGGACAACACCGGCGCCAACCCCAACGCCGACAAGCTCGTGCCTGAAGGCATTGAAGGCCGCGTGCCCTACAAGGGCTCGATGGTCAGCATCGTGTTCCAGATGGCGGGGGGCCTGCGTGCCTCGATGGGCTACTGCGGCTGCGCCACCATCGACGACATGCGCAACAAGGCCGAGTTCGTCGAGATCACCTCGGCCGGCATTCGCGAGAGCCACGTGCACGACGTGCAGATCACCAAAGAAGCGCCCAACTACCGCATGGAATGA
- a CDS encoding MFS transporter, with product MRFILLTVLIDMVSIGLIIPVLPELVGRFTSDRAEQAFWFGAIMFTFGVANFFCAPILGALSDRYGRRPVLLLGFCGFAFSYFGTALAATLGQLVAIRLVSGALQANVSVANAYVADITAPEDRARRFGQMGAMFGLGFILGPVMGGLLGAIDIHLPFYASGVLALLNLVYGYFVLPESLSPANRKPVTWSALNPIQALTQLTRLEGVGLLVLVVAFGALTDSILRSSWVLYTGFRFGWGPMENGWSLFAVGVLSVLVQGVLLKRLLARFGARRLATMGLISATICYVLWALSSQGWMMYAVMGLNLFGFTVQASIQSLVSNAADATTQGRTMGAVAALTSLMYVIGPVIGTSLLGAVSHLPPSDWRAGAPFFFCALLMASSTAVALWHFSRRPVELAPQPNA from the coding sequence ATGCGCTTCATTCTCCTGACCGTGCTGATCGACATGGTGTCGATCGGCCTGATCATCCCTGTGCTGCCCGAGCTCGTGGGCCGCTTCACCAGCGATCGGGCGGAGCAGGCGTTCTGGTTCGGGGCGATCATGTTCACCTTCGGGGTGGCGAACTTCTTCTGCGCGCCGATCCTCGGGGCGCTGTCGGATCGCTACGGCCGCCGGCCGGTGCTGCTGCTCGGCTTCTGCGGCTTCGCCTTCAGCTACTTCGGCACGGCCCTGGCCGCGACCCTGGGGCAGCTGGTCGCGATCCGTCTCGTGAGTGGTGCGCTGCAGGCCAACGTCAGCGTGGCGAACGCCTATGTGGCCGACATCACCGCACCGGAAGACCGCGCCCGCCGCTTCGGCCAGATGGGGGCGATGTTCGGCTTGGGGTTCATCCTCGGCCCGGTGATGGGCGGCCTGCTCGGCGCGATCGACATCCACCTGCCGTTCTACGCCTCGGGCGTGCTCGCGCTGCTCAACCTCGTCTACGGCTACTTCGTGTTGCCCGAGTCGCTGTCGCCTGCGAACCGCAAGCCGGTGACCTGGAGTGCGCTCAACCCCATCCAGGCATTGACGCAGCTCACCCGCCTCGAAGGCGTGGGCCTGCTCGTGCTGGTGGTGGCCTTCGGCGCGCTGACCGATTCCATCCTGCGCAGCTCGTGGGTGCTCTACACGGGCTTCCGCTTTGGCTGGGGGCCGATGGAAAACGGCTGGTCGCTGTTTGCCGTGGGCGTGCTCTCGGTGCTGGTGCAAGGGGTGCTGCTCAAGCGGCTGCTGGCGCGCTTCGGTGCCCGCCGGCTGGCCACGATGGGCCTTATCTCCGCGACCATCTGCTACGTGCTGTGGGCCCTGTCTTCGCAGGGCTGGATGATGTACGCGGTGATGGGCCTGAACCTCTTCGGCTTCACCGTGCAGGCGTCGATCCAGTCGCTGGTGTCCAACGCCGCCGACGCCACCACCCAAGGCCGCACCATGGGCGCGGTGGCCGCATTGACCAGCCTGATGTACGTCATCGGCCCGGTGATCGGCACCTCGCTGCTCGGGGCGGTGTCGCACCTGCCGCCGAGCGACTGGCGCGCTGGCGCACCGTTCTTCTTCTGCGCGTTGCTGATGGCGTCGTCCACCGCGGTCGCGCTGTGGCACTTCTCGCGCCGGCCGGTAGAGCTGGCACCGCAACCAAACGCCTGA
- the guaA gene encoding glutamine-hydrolyzing GMP synthase, whose translation MHDKILILDFGSQVTQLIARRVREAHVYSEIHPNDVSDEFIREFKPKGIILSGSHASTYEDHELRAPQAVWDLGVPVLGICYGMFTMTVQQGGEVEASSHREFGYAEVRAHGHTRLLQGIEDFSTTEGHGMLKVWMSHGDKVTKLPPGFKLMASTPSCPIAGMADESRGYYAVQFHPEVTHTVKGRDLLNRFVLDICGAKPDWVMGHYIDEAVARIREQVGNEEVILGLSGGVDSSVAAALIHRAIGDQLTCVFVDHGLLRLNEGDMVMDMFAGKLHAKVIRVDASDLFLGELAGKPEPEQKRKIIGKLFVDVFKAEAEKLKASGQGHKGATFLAQGTIYPDVVESGGTKTKKATTIKSHHNVGGLPEQLGLKLLEPLRELFKDEVRELGVALGLPHDMVYRHPFPGPGLGVRILGEVKKEYADLLRRADAIFIEELRAAIDPASGKSWYDLTSQAFTVFLPVKSVGVMGDGRTYDYVVALRAVQTSDFMTADWAELPYSLLKKVSSRIINEVRGINRVTYDVSSKPPATIEWE comes from the coding sequence ATGCACGACAAGATCCTCATCCTCGACTTCGGCTCCCAGGTCACCCAGCTCATCGCACGGCGCGTGCGCGAAGCGCACGTCTACAGCGAGATCCACCCCAACGACGTCAGCGACGAGTTCATCCGCGAGTTCAAGCCGAAGGGGATCATCCTGTCCGGCAGCCACGCCAGCACGTATGAGGACCACGAGCTGCGCGCCCCGCAGGCCGTGTGGGACCTGGGCGTGCCGGTGCTGGGCATCTGCTACGGCATGTTCACGATGACGGTGCAGCAGGGTGGCGAGGTCGAGGCCAGCTCGCACCGCGAGTTCGGCTATGCCGAGGTGCGCGCGCACGGCCACACCCGGCTGCTGCAGGGCATCGAAGACTTCTCCACCACCGAGGGCCACGGCATGCTCAAGGTGTGGATGAGCCACGGCGACAAGGTCACCAAGCTGCCCCCAGGCTTCAAGCTGATGGCCTCCACCCCGAGCTGCCCCATCGCCGGCATGGCCGACGAATCGCGCGGCTACTACGCGGTGCAGTTCCACCCCGAGGTCACGCACACCGTGAAGGGCCGCGACCTGCTCAACCGTTTCGTGCTCGACATCTGCGGCGCCAAGCCCGACTGGGTGATGGGCCACTACATCGACGAAGCCGTGGCGCGCATCCGCGAGCAGGTGGGCAACGAGGAGGTGATCCTCGGCCTGTCGGGCGGTGTGGATTCGAGCGTGGCGGCCGCGCTCATCCACCGCGCCATCGGTGACCAACTCACCTGCGTCTTCGTCGACCACGGCCTGCTGCGCCTGAACGAAGGTGACATGGTGATGGACATGTTCGCCGGCAAGCTGCACGCGAAGGTCATCCGCGTCGACGCCAGCGATCTCTTCCTCGGCGAACTGGCCGGCAAGCCCGAACCCGAACAGAAGCGCAAGATCATCGGCAAGCTCTTCGTCGACGTCTTCAAGGCCGAAGCCGAAAAGCTCAAGGCGAGCGGCCAGGGCCACAAGGGCGCGACCTTCTTGGCGCAAGGCACGATCTACCCCGACGTGGTGGAAAGCGGCGGCACCAAGACCAAGAAGGCCACCACGATCAAGAGCCACCACAACGTGGGCGGCTTGCCCGAGCAGCTGGGCCTCAAGCTCCTGGAGCCGCTGCGCGAGCTCTTCAAAGACGAGGTGCGCGAGCTGGGCGTGGCGCTCGGCCTGCCGCACGACATGGTCTACCGCCACCCGTTCCCGGGCCCGGGTCTCGGCGTGCGCATCCTCGGCGAAGTGAAGAAGGAATACGCCGACCTGCTGCGCCGTGCCGATGCGATCTTCATCGAGGAGCTGCGCGCCGCCATCGACCCCGCCAGCGGCAAGAGCTGGTACGACCTCACGAGCCAGGCCTTCACCGTCTTCCTGCCGGTCAAGAGCGTGGGCGTGATGGGCGACGGCCGCACCTACGACTACGTGGTGGCGCTGCGCGCGGTGCAGACCAGCGACTTCATGACCGCCGACTGGGCCGAGCTGCCCTACAGCCTGCTCAAGAAGGTGTCGAGCCGCATCATCAACGAGGTGCGTGGCATCAACCGCGTGACCTACGACGTGTCCAGCAAGCCACCTGCCACCATCGAGTGGGAGTGA
- a CDS encoding isochorismatase family protein, with product MPHRTTHTPGALGVFANTHWIASPEAVDFAPAPAPQRRMRLDAEPQQVVLDLQRTAILVIDMQNDFCSPGGWVEHIGGDPQPDRAPIEPLRQLLPALRAADVPVVWVNWGNRPDLANMPPNQIHLYKPHGHGVGLGDPLPGSGARVLEKGSWAAAVVDELKPQAGDIEVDKHRISGFWDTPLDSILRNLGVRTLLFAGVNTDQCVLHSLTDANFLGYGCVLLSDCCATTSPAFCTEATLWNVKKCFGFVSDSRRVLEALAAA from the coding sequence ATGCCGCATCGCACGACACACACCCCAGGCGCGCTCGGCGTCTTTGCCAACACACACTGGATCGCCTCGCCCGAAGCAGTCGACTTCGCGCCTGCTCCTGCGCCTCAGCGGCGCATGCGGTTGGATGCCGAGCCGCAACAAGTCGTGCTCGACCTGCAGCGCACCGCCATCCTCGTGATCGACATGCAGAACGACTTCTGCTCGCCGGGCGGCTGGGTGGAGCACATCGGCGGCGACCCGCAGCCCGACCGGGCACCGATCGAGCCGCTGCGCCAGCTGCTGCCGGCGCTGCGCGCGGCCGACGTGCCGGTGGTGTGGGTCAACTGGGGCAATCGGCCCGACCTGGCCAACATGCCGCCCAACCAGATCCACCTCTACAAGCCGCACGGGCACGGCGTCGGCCTGGGCGACCCCTTGCCGGGCAGCGGCGCACGCGTTCTCGAGAAAGGATCGTGGGCGGCCGCCGTCGTCGACGAACTCAAGCCGCAGGCCGGCGACATCGAGGTCGACAAGCACCGCATCAGTGGCTTCTGGGACACGCCGCTCGACAGCATCCTGCGCAACCTGGGCGTTCGCACCCTGCTCTTTGCCGGAGTGAACACCGACCAGTGCGTGCTGCACTCGCTGACCGATGCCAACTTCCTCGGCTATGGCTGCGTGCTGCTGTCGGACTGCTGCGCCACCACCTCACCCGCGTTCTGCACCGAGGCGACGCTTTGGAACGTCAAGAAGTGCTTCGGCTTCGTGAGCGACTCGCGACGGGTCCTGGAGGCGCTCGCCGCGGCGTAG
- a CDS encoding ATP-binding cassette domain-containing protein: MHLKLVGLTKRFGTLCAVDDATLEIRPGEVLALLGENGAGKSTLMKMLYGVHLPDAGHIEIDSKAHTITSPREAMALGIGMVFQQFSLVPALTVRENLALVQPAAPWWIGMRASRLAAIDAHLKTLAPGVDPDACVSQLPVGQMQLVELAKVLLRDARCVVFDEPSAVLTPSEAERLWGLIRNLTARGLAVVLISHKLADVRACADRVAVMRAGRVVAQADAQDASDAQIVEWMVGCAPPAVRAPHVPAANAAVRLELRGVSAGVARGVDLTVRAGEVLGIAGISGSGQTELAEAIAGALPLAAGELILDGHRLRAPRLAPEPTPQLGYIAPEPLRNAVAPELTLALNLALKRINTLPFMPSRAELALRAAPLIARFGVRPAEPQSLAGHLSGGNLQKLVAARELADAPAAVVACYPTMGLDVSATAQVYDALFGLARSGSAVLWISEDLDDLLRHAHRIAVMFEGRVIALFDAAQATPAELGARMAGQVAA, translated from the coding sequence ATGCACCTGAAATTGGTCGGCCTCACCAAACGCTTCGGCACCCTCTGCGCCGTCGACGATGCGACGCTCGAGATCCGCCCCGGCGAAGTGCTGGCCCTGCTCGGTGAAAACGGCGCAGGCAAGAGCACGCTGATGAAGATGCTGTACGGCGTGCACCTGCCCGATGCAGGGCACATCGAGATCGACAGCAAAGCGCACACGATCACCTCGCCGCGCGAGGCCATGGCGCTCGGCATCGGCATGGTGTTCCAGCAGTTCAGCCTGGTGCCGGCCTTGACCGTGCGCGAGAACCTGGCGCTCGTGCAGCCGGCCGCGCCCTGGTGGATTGGCATGCGCGCATCGCGGCTGGCGGCGATCGATGCGCACCTGAAGACTCTCGCGCCGGGCGTCGACCCCGATGCCTGTGTGAGCCAGTTGCCGGTGGGCCAGATGCAGCTCGTCGAGCTCGCGAAGGTGCTGCTGCGCGACGCCCGCTGCGTGGTGTTCGACGAACCGAGCGCGGTGCTCACGCCGTCGGAAGCCGAGCGGCTGTGGGGCCTGATCCGCAATCTCACGGCGCGTGGGCTCGCGGTCGTGCTCATCAGCCACAAGCTCGCCGACGTGCGCGCCTGCGCCGACCGGGTGGCGGTGATGCGCGCCGGGCGGGTGGTGGCGCAGGCGGATGCGCAGGACGCGAGCGATGCGCAGATCGTCGAGTGGATGGTCGGCTGTGCCCCGCCTGCGGTGCGGGCGCCGCATGTGCCTGCCGCCAACGCGGCCGTGCGGCTCGAACTGCGCGGTGTGTCGGCCGGCGTTGCGCGTGGGGTGGACCTCACCGTGCGCGCCGGCGAAGTGCTGGGCATCGCCGGCATCTCGGGCAGCGGGCAGACAGAGCTGGCCGAGGCCATCGCCGGTGCGCTGCCCTTGGCGGCCGGCGAGCTGATCCTCGATGGCCATCGCCTGCGGGCGCCGCGGCTCGCGCCGGAGCCGACGCCGCAACTGGGCTACATCGCCCCCGAGCCGCTGCGCAACGCAGTGGCCCCCGAGCTCACGCTGGCGCTGAACCTCGCGCTGAAGCGCATCAACACCTTGCCTTTCATGCCCTCGCGTGCCGAGCTGGCGCTGCGTGCGGCGCCGCTCATCGCGCGCTTCGGCGTGCGGCCGGCCGAACCGCAGTCGCTGGCCGGCCACCTCTCCGGTGGCAACCTGCAGAAGCTGGTGGCGGCACGTGAGCTGGCCGATGCACCTGCCGCTGTCGTCGCGTGCTATCCGACGATGGGCCTCGACGTCTCCGCCACAGCGCAGGTCTACGACGCGCTGTTCGGCCTGGCGCGCAGCGGCAGCGCCGTGCTGTGGATCAGCGAAGACCTCGACGATCTGCTGCGGCACGCGCACCGCATCGCGGTGATGTTCGAGGGCCGCGTCATCGCCCTGTTCGACGCGGCCCAGGCGACACCGGCCGAGCTGGGTGCGCGCATGGCCGGGCAGGTGGCCGCATGA
- a CDS encoding ABC transporter permease, protein MNAASLHRSAIALGGFAALAGAFFLLIGRGPIDMLVAIAQASVGSGYAVGESLLRATPILLCALATLVPARLGLVSVGAEGQLYFGALAGTGAMLLAPSSLPLVLLGGVIGGAVWALVPALLRVVADVNETISTLMLNYVAALLVTWLVYGPWKNPQSQGWPASIDFAEAARLPLLGESRVHAGLLMALVLGIALHLLFTRSRWGLVLDVLRSNPRLAPLAGLSVTRQVLLTMVVGGALAGLAGIAETSSVQGRLQASFANGAGLSGFLVAWLAGNRVLPAMVLALLVGGLLAAGDELQMMTSVPSSAVLVVQGLMFVAMLGAGAWKKGGASG, encoded by the coding sequence ATGAACGCCGCGTCCCTTCACCGCAGCGCCATCGCCCTGGGCGGCTTTGCCGCGCTCGCTGGCGCCTTCTTCCTGCTGATCGGCCGTGGGCCGATCGACATGCTCGTGGCCATTGCGCAGGCGAGTGTCGGCAGCGGTTACGCGGTCGGCGAATCGCTGCTGCGTGCCACACCCATCCTCCTGTGCGCGTTGGCCACGCTGGTGCCGGCGCGCCTCGGGCTGGTGTCGGTCGGCGCCGAGGGCCAGCTCTACTTCGGTGCGCTGGCCGGCACCGGCGCGATGCTGCTCGCGCCTTCCAGCCTGCCGCTGGTGCTGCTGGGCGGTGTGATCGGCGGCGCGGTGTGGGCCCTGGTGCCGGCGCTGCTGCGCGTGGTGGCCGACGTGAACGAGACGATCTCCACGCTGATGCTGAACTACGTGGCGGCGTTGCTCGTCACCTGGCTGGTCTACGGCCCCTGGAAGAACCCGCAGAGCCAGGGCTGGCCGGCGAGCATCGACTTCGCCGAGGCCGCGCGCCTGCCGCTGCTAGGCGAGAGCCGGGTGCATGCGGGGCTGCTGATGGCGCTGGTGCTCGGCATCGCGCTGCACCTGCTCTTCACCCGCAGCCGCTGGGGCCTGGTGCTGGACGTGCTGCGCAGCAACCCACGCCTCGCGCCGCTCGCGGGCCTGAGTGTCACGCGCCAGGTGCTGCTGACGATGGTGGTCGGCGGTGCGCTCGCGGGGCTGGCGGGCATCGCCGAGACCTCTTCCGTGCAAGGGCGGCTGCAAGCCTCGTTCGCCAACGGCGCGGGCCTGTCGGGTTTCCTCGTCGCGTGGCTGGCCGGCAATCGTGTGCTGCCGGCGATGGTGCTCGCGCTCCTGGTTGGTGGCCTGCTCGCCGCGGGTGACGAGCTGCAGATGATGACCAGCGTGCCCTCGTCGGCGGTGCTGGTGGTGCAGGGGCTGATGTTCGTCGCGATGCTCGGCGCGGGTGCCTGGAAAAAGGGAGGCGCCAGTGGCTGA
- a CDS encoding ABC transporter permease: MADTLLQGLPVSALRSAAPLLLVLLGECLTQRVGRINLGVEGQMLVGAVAGYGVTALSGQPWLGMAAGAAAGALLSAVYALLTVAARADQFASGLAVLMLGYGVSAYAGSGLVGLRIEGFALGAGGTTPTLWLAVALVPLIGLWLYGTRTGLVWRSVGESPAAARAAGITPWKVIVAGITAGGVLSGLGGAALSIDHTRTWAEGMTAGRGLIAVGLVIVARWNPWLTLPAALLFGLAEALSLRLQAAGSAVPAHLLHTLPYLASLAVFAVTCARLKGGGGPEALRAVFAR; this comes from the coding sequence GTGGCTGACACCCTGCTCCAGGGCTTGCCGGTCTCGGCCTTGCGCAGCGCCGCGCCCTTGCTGCTGGTGCTGCTGGGCGAGTGCCTCACGCAGCGCGTGGGCCGCATCAACCTCGGGGTGGAAGGGCAGATGCTGGTCGGCGCGGTGGCGGGCTACGGCGTCACCGCCTTGAGCGGCCAGCCCTGGCTGGGCATGGCGGCCGGCGCGGCGGCGGGTGCCTTGCTGTCGGCGGTGTACGCCTTGCTCACGGTGGCCGCACGCGCCGACCAGTTCGCGAGCGGCCTCGCGGTGTTGATGCTCGGCTACGGCGTCAGTGCGTATGCCGGCAGCGGCCTCGTGGGCCTGCGCATCGAAGGCTTCGCGCTCGGTGCCGGCGGCACCACGCCGACGCTGTGGCTCGCGGTCGCACTCGTTCCGCTGATCGGGCTCTGGCTTTACGGCACCCGCACCGGCCTCGTGTGGCGCTCGGTCGGCGAGTCGCCTGCGGCAGCGCGCGCCGCCGGCATCACACCGTGGAAGGTGATCGTCGCCGGCATCACGGCCGGCGGCGTGCTGTCGGGCCTGGGCGGCGCCGCACTGTCCATCGACCACACCCGCACCTGGGCCGAAGGCATGACCGCCGGCCGTGGGCTGATCGCTGTGGGGCTTGTGATCGTCGCGCGCTGGAACCCCTGGCTCACGCTGCCGGCCGCCCTCTTGTTCGGCCTGGCCGAAGCGCTGTCGCTGCGCCTGCAGGCCGCCGGCAGCGCGGTGCCCGCCCACCTGCTGCACACGCTGCCCTACCTCGCGAGCCTCGCCGTCTTTGCCGTCACCTGCGCGCGCCTGAAGGGCGGCGGCGGGCCCGAGGCGCTGCGTGCCGTGTTCGCTCGATGA